A part of Candidatus Nitrosocosmicus arcticus genomic DNA contains:
- a CDS encoding trimeric intracellular cation channel family protein: MFDLHYVLIFYPEIILFLDYFGTVAFAVTGAFKAIEQKADILGVVILSSVTGLAGGLMRDVIFGKYPPTALSDPMYLILSIITGFSVFFLYPRLKKHWGLFLNCDAVGLGVFTVIGASTAYSIFGPNLLLVSIGGLLTATGGGILRDILVNEIPLVFVRELYATASFVGVVVFFILIILSDPVIAVISGLISATGIRLLAIKYDWNLPKVKT, from the coding sequence ATGTTCGACTTGCACTATGTCTTAATTTTTTATCCTGAGATAATACTTTTTCTCGATTATTTTGGCACGGTAGCATTTGCAGTTACGGGAGCCTTCAAAGCAATAGAACAAAAAGCCGACATTCTAGGAGTAGTTATCCTTTCCAGTGTTACAGGGCTCGCAGGCGGGTTGATGCGAGATGTTATTTTTGGAAAATACCCTCCAACTGCCTTATCAGATCCTATGTACCTAATCTTATCAATCATTACAGGCTTTTCTGTTTTTTTCTTATATCCTCGATTAAAAAAACACTGGGGTTTATTTCTAAATTGTGATGCGGTGGGATTAGGGGTATTCACAGTAATCGGAGCAAGCACAGCTTATTCGATTTTTGGCCCAAACTTACTTCTCGTTTCTATTGGAGGGCTGCTGACCGCTACGGGCGGAGGAATCCTGAGAGACATCCTTGTAAATGAAATTCCATTGGTATTTGTTAGGGAACTATATGCAACAGCTAGCTTCGTCGGAGTCGTAGTTTTTTTTATCTTGATAATTTTGTCTGATCCAGTTATAGCAGTAATCAGCGGATTAATTTCAGCTACGGGAATTCGGTTATTAGCCATAAAGTATGACTGGAATTTACCAAAAGTTAAAACTTGA
- the msrA gene encoding peptide-methionine (S)-S-oxide reductase MsrA — translation MNDPAENSKKSNSFEEITLANGCFWCTEAIFKRVRGILSVVPGYSGGFLNNPSYDQVCTGETGHAEAIQIRFDPKIIPLEKLLEIFWYTHDPTTLNRQGSDVGTQYRSAIFYQTPQQQDIITAVKEDIEEKKVYSNPIVTEISPFKNFYPAEKYHKDYYDNNKSVPYCSYVIDPKVEKLLSKFQDNVKDEYL, via the coding sequence ATGAATGACCCAGCAGAAAATTCAAAAAAGTCCAATAGTTTTGAAGAGATAACTCTGGCAAACGGTTGTTTTTGGTGCACAGAGGCCATTTTTAAGCGAGTTCGAGGAATCCTGTCTGTCGTACCTGGGTATTCGGGGGGATTTCTAAATAACCCATCATATGACCAAGTTTGTACAGGCGAAACTGGTCATGCTGAAGCTATCCAAATCCGATTCGATCCGAAAATCATTCCATTAGAAAAACTCCTTGAAATATTCTGGTATACACACGATCCAACGACACTTAATAGACAGGGAAGTGATGTAGGGACACAATATCGATCTGCCATTTTTTATCAAACACCACAACAACAAGACATAATAACGGCCGTGAAAGAAGATATTGAGGAAAAAAAAGTATACTCTAATCCCATTGTCACTGAAATCAGCCCTTTCAAGAATTTTTATCCTGCCGAAAAATATCACAAAGATTACTACGACAACAATAAGAGTGTACCCTATTGTAGTTATGTGATTGATCCAAAAGTAGAAAAATTATTGTCGAAATTTCAGGACAATGTAAAGGACGAATACTTGTAA
- the wrbA gene encoding NAD(P)H:quinone oxidoreductase has protein sequence MSERISKILILFYSRYGNTAGMAEEIAYGAKEVSNTSVTLRRIADDVPAEVVSQNPEWSKIVEDLTNTYPTNKVDDLVNEMPNYDAIIFGSPTRFGNMAAPMKALWDRTSDLWMKGSLIGKLGAVFTAAASVHGGQETTAISMMFPMLHHGMIIVGVPYAVPELTQSGSPYGPSRIVGRMSNKEITEADIKVARALGKRISELAKKLS, from the coding sequence ATGTCTGAAAGAATTTCAAAAATTCTTATTCTTTTTTATTCAAGATATGGAAACACAGCTGGAATGGCCGAGGAGATTGCATACGGAGCAAAGGAGGTTTCAAATACGAGCGTGACTCTTCGAAGAATTGCAGACGACGTTCCAGCAGAAGTAGTTTCGCAAAACCCCGAGTGGTCAAAAATTGTTGAAGACCTGACTAATACATATCCAACTAACAAAGTTGATGATTTGGTAAACGAAATGCCCAATTATGATGCAATTATTTTTGGATCACCCACAAGGTTCGGAAATATGGCTGCACCAATGAAGGCTCTTTGGGATCGAACGAGTGACTTATGGATGAAAGGATCGCTGATAGGTAAACTGGGTGCGGTATTTACCGCAGCTGCTTCGGTTCATGGTGGTCAAGAAACAACTGCTATTTCAATGATGTTTCCTATGCTTCACCATGGAATGATCATCGTAGGTGTTCCGTACGCCGTTCCCGAACTAACTCAGAGTGGAAGTCCATATGGTCCTAGCAGAATTGTAGGACGGATGTCAAACAAAGAAATTACTGAGGCAGACATCAAGGTAGCAAGAGCGCTAGGAAAAAGAATCTCCGAATTGGCAAAGAAACTATCATAG
- a CDS encoding NAD-dependent succinate-semialdehyde dehydrogenase, protein MNSNNVPLKENNIPRSKEKNHNIITTVNPATEEIIKEYQLISKDEITTLATKSKKAFKEWKKDYRKRTSFLYAFANEFKKERESLARIATSEMGKTIKEARSEIDKCIWAVEYFADNGGVFLHDEVINTDARKSIVTFEPLGVIASLMPWNFPYWQALRFAAPSLIAGNTIILKPSSVTMQCGLEIEKVFEKIGLPDNVFKTIIASSVEAEYLINSEDVSAVTFTGSVPVGAKVAKHAAANLKKIVLELGGSDPFIVCEDADIEKASSGAVKGRFINCGQSCIASKRFIVVKNVASQFIEKFVEKTEKLRIGDPLSEDTDIGPLVNSSSLENIDEMVKRSLKEGAELVTGGQRLSQKNGGKEKGFFYRPTILKNVTPKMEVAREETFGPVAPVIVVEDEQEALEVANDTQFGLGASIWTQNLGKAERYSKLLQAGIVTVNNVVVSDPRVPFGGIKNSGFGRELSKHGMFEFVNIKSIRFYDQLIHHHYVE, encoded by the coding sequence TTGAATTCTAATAATGTTCCTTTAAAAGAAAATAATATACCAAGAAGTAAAGAAAAAAATCATAATATTATAACCACTGTTAATCCTGCTACTGAAGAAATTATTAAAGAATACCAACTCATATCAAAGGATGAAATTACAACTTTAGCTACAAAATCTAAAAAAGCTTTCAAAGAATGGAAAAAGGACTATCGAAAGAGAACAAGCTTTCTATATGCCTTTGCCAATGAATTTAAAAAGGAAAGGGAAAGCCTTGCTCGAATAGCTACTTCAGAGATGGGAAAAACCATTAAAGAAGCAAGGTCTGAAATAGACAAGTGTATTTGGGCTGTAGAATATTTTGCTGACAACGGCGGTGTCTTTTTACATGATGAAGTTATCAATACTGACGCTAGGAAATCTATTGTCACATTTGAACCGTTAGGGGTAATTGCAAGCCTGATGCCCTGGAATTTTCCCTACTGGCAGGCTCTTAGATTCGCTGCACCATCCTTGATAGCAGGTAATACAATTATCTTGAAACCTTCCAGTGTTACTATGCAATGCGGATTGGAAATAGAGAAGGTTTTTGAAAAAATTGGTTTACCCGATAATGTTTTTAAAACAATTATTGCTTCCTCTGTTGAAGCGGAATATTTAATCAACTCTGAAGATGTTAGTGCCGTTACTTTTACTGGTAGTGTACCTGTGGGTGCAAAGGTGGCCAAGCATGCAGCAGCTAACTTAAAAAAAATCGTATTAGAGTTAGGAGGTAGCGATCCATTTATCGTTTGTGAAGATGCAGATATAGAGAAAGCGTCAAGTGGAGCTGTAAAAGGACGCTTTATTAATTGTGGACAGAGTTGTATAGCCTCGAAGCGCTTTATTGTTGTCAAGAACGTTGCTTCGCAATTTATTGAAAAATTTGTTGAAAAGACCGAAAAATTAAGGATTGGAGATCCGCTATCAGAGGATACAGATATCGGACCCCTGGTAAACTCTTCTTCGCTAGAAAACATAGACGAAATGGTAAAGAGATCTTTGAAAGAAGGTGCAGAATTGGTAACGGGTGGACAACGGTTGAGCCAGAAAAATGGAGGTAAAGAAAAAGGATTTTTCTACAGACCCACCATTTTAAAAAATGTTACTCCTAAAATGGAAGTGGCGCGAGAAGAGACATTTGGTCCAGTTGCGCCCGTAATAGTGGTAGAAGATGAACAAGAAGCATTAGAAGTAGCAAACGATACACAATTTGGCCTCGGTGCAAGCATTTGGACCCAAAATTTGGGGAAAGCTGAAAGATACTCAAAATTACTCCAGGCAGGAATTGTTACGGTCAATAATGTTGTTGTTTCAGATCCTAGGGTTCCCTTTGGTGGAATCAAAAATAGTGGATTTGGTCGGGAATTATCTAAACATGGAATGTTTGAATTTGTAAACATCAAGTCTATAAGATTCTATGATCAGTTGATACATCACCACTATGTTGAATAA
- a CDS encoding LLM class flavin-dependent oxidoreductase encodes MNDVRFCLEIWGTDYEKIKQTCLLAEDLGYYGFYYGESLTEIDLDCWTVLSTLIPLTNKIKLGPVITYILPDYRSLALLVKQSITFQDISNGRLELRTGAGASLEYSIQWWYPFGINYSGASIRVALFKEGIQLLSKLLGHSDMNYSQSGSSNSIANFEGRFFTIPGASFVKPKTRIPITIAAKQDRMMKIAANYGDVWECSYLSPDEFFTLNERFERLSKKVGDIDVSEKPQNRVVEKSIELDVIIDSNEVELDYKKKVFAMERGPGIHNQLLKKGLVGNPDEIRSRIQEYVNLGINQFFLAFQDPFDLNSIELFMDAVQS; translated from the coding sequence TTGAACGATGTTCGATTTTGCCTTGAAATCTGGGGAACGGATTATGAAAAAATAAAGCAAACATGTTTGTTAGCTGAAGATCTTGGATATTATGGATTTTATTATGGTGAATCATTAACCGAAATCGACCTTGACTGTTGGACAGTTCTTTCCACACTGATTCCACTCACTAATAAAATTAAGCTCGGCCCTGTTATCACTTATATACTTCCGGATTATAGAAGCCTGGCCTTACTTGTTAAGCAATCAATTACATTTCAAGACATTTCAAATGGACGACTTGAATTAAGAACTGGGGCAGGCGCAAGTCTCGAATATTCTATTCAATGGTGGTATCCTTTTGGAATCAACTATTCTGGTGCAAGTATACGTGTGGCTTTATTCAAAGAAGGTATACAATTACTGTCAAAATTGCTGGGACACTCTGACATGAATTACAGCCAATCTGGGAGCAGTAATTCTATTGCTAATTTTGAAGGAAGATTTTTCACGATACCTGGGGCTTCATTTGTTAAACCAAAAACTAGAATTCCTATAACGATAGCCGCCAAACAGGATAGAATGATGAAAATAGCTGCAAATTATGGGGATGTGTGGGAATGTTCCTATTTGTCTCCTGATGAATTCTTTACACTAAACGAAAGGTTTGAAAGATTATCAAAAAAAGTGGGAGACATTGACGTGTCTGAAAAGCCTCAGAACAGAGTGGTAGAGAAATCGATTGAATTGGATGTTATTATTGATAGTAACGAAGTAGAACTAGATTACAAAAAAAAAGTATTTGCCATGGAGAGGGGACCAGGTATTCACAATCAATTACTAAAAAAGGGTCTTGTGGGAAATCCTGATGAAATAAGATCAAGGATACAAGAATACGTGAATTTAGGCATCAACCAGTTTTTTCTTGCATTCCAGGATCCTTTTGACCTCAATTCAATAGAATTATTCATGGATGCAGTACAAAGTTGA